The Anastrepha ludens isolate Willacy chromosome 2, idAnaLude1.1, whole genome shotgun sequence genome contains a region encoding:
- the LOC128864127 gene encoding tensin-1 yields MRSPYDDFSVVSDSGEEARATRYNYSNTNNSAIPYHARENSLPFSYGQINKSSTPLRSTSVGTGTGGLYRSQHGVGDGSSGALDFGFGSSSSPSKADVNFNLGTDHYYGTNYKSANNNGLTATLKSTTANTKASASGSSADTANPIKAQPRLTSPILVRKTLNSRSPTRNGATNTNTISNTYHYKYGSDNGSAFNATAGSSSGHGNTLNGNIGGYNNGYGSTRRYNNNDYMYGSNSSNNFDVGDAIDGSIHVRKTQPRDDFEELLRERREKVLREHYRSAGSTPMSNGGGGSLGTSPNSRKFNYDFEINLNLDDAPAPPRRAHTIDRTSLQQLQQYRTRDIPVMREAATPTANATYVERNYHTISSSNASREAGGSFAAAQQQSRTQQQRQQPQEPQQQQFESLYSTVERRVVKPSQRQYSPSLSPTQLQQQRRPEYAAYGNGNAPGYGFDSGNEYATNNRSSLGAAVVARSRNDLSSPIYATTSKQVTTATSTYQSRNTIEPELSITDHPMASSLSLPVSPALTATAATNAVGAGKISPSPLHVARPETPAFPVTPRTPHGAYNGQNSPMGYSHSPVPQRPDLPNGKSMLDLHNYSSETIYRTSCRPRLDSNMSLVNSEPQEVAAHLVKFAKDSSKYWYKPNLSREEAVQLLLHAEPGTFIVRNSTTYKDNYGLVVRVHQPPPNSELTGQPDDLVRHFLIEPTKHGVRLKSCANEPVFTSLSALIYEHSINKLALPCLLRIPDHDLVPSLIEPTSAQKQLLMQGAACNVLWLYSCDTESLTGEEAIRKAIRQLYAQQPLPIPTEVHFKVTQQGITLTDNTRKKFFRKHYPGESISFCAIDPDHRLWAIQLTEEDGSVKNTTAVGALKKTIFAFVARNSPKSKDNQCHVFCDMDIHQPASAIVSFVNKTLPTEKERNFVL; encoded by the coding sequence ATGCGGTCGCCATACGATGATTTCTCCGTCGTGTCGGACAGTGGTGAAGAGGCTAGAGCCACCAGGTACAActacagcaacaccaacaatagtGCCATACCATATCACGCGCGTGAAAATTCGTTGCCATTTAGTTACGGCCAAATAAATAAGTCATCGACGCCATTGCGCAGTACAAGTGTTGGCACTGGAACTGGTGGACTCTATCGTAGTCAACATGGCGTTGGTGATGGTTCTAGCGGTGCTCTCGATTTCGGTTTCGGTTCAAGTTCATCGCCGTCGAAAGCGGATGTGAATTTCAATTTAGGCACTGATCATTATTACGGTACTAATTACAAAAGTGCAAACAACAACGGATTAACAGCTACATTAAaatcaacaacagcaaatacAAAAGCATCGGCATCGGGAAGTAGCGCGGACACGGCAAATCCTATTAAAGCGCAACCACGTCTCACCAGTCCAATATTGGTGCGCAAAACGCTCAACAGCCGATCACCTACGCGCAACGGAGCCACCAATACGAACACAATTTCCAACACATACCACTACAAATATGGAAGCGACAATGGCAGCGCTTTCAACGCTACCGCCGGCAGCAGCAGCGGCCACGGCAACACTTTAAATGGCAACATCGGCGGCTACAACAACGGCTACGGTAGCACCAGGAGATATAACAACAACGACTACATGTATGGCAGCAACAGTAGCAACAATTTTGATGTTGGCGATGCTATCGACGGCAGCATCCACGTTCGCAAAACTCAGCCACGCGATGATTTTGAGGAGCTATTGCGCGAGCGTCGTGAAAAGGTGTTACGGGAGCATTACCGATCGGCCGGATCAACACCAATGTCTAATGGTGGCGGCGGTAGCTTGGGCACCTCACCAAATTCGCGTAAATTCAACTATGATTTCgagataaatttaaatttggatGATGCGCCAGCGCCCCCACGTCGCGCTCACACCATAGATCGAACGTCATTGCAACAGCTGCAGCAATATCGCACTCGGGATATTCCAGTTATGCGCGAGGCCGCCACACCAACGGCCAATGCAACATATGTGGAACGTAATTATCACACAATTAGCTCCTCGAATGCCAGTCGAGAGGCAGGCGGCTCGTTCGCAGCTGCTCAGCAACAATCGCGAacacagcagcagcggcagcaacCGCAAGAACCGCAGCAACAGCAATTCGAATCGCTTTACAGTACGGTGGAGCGGCGTGTAGTGAAACCGTCGCAGAGGCAATATTCGCCATCATTGTCTCCAACGCAACTGCAGCAACAGCGGCGGCCTGAGTATGCCGCATATGGCAATGGAAATGCGCCTGGTTATGGCTTTGACAGCGGCAACGAGTATGCAACAAATAATCGTAGCTCATTGGGGGCCGCCGTTGTTGCACGCAGCCGTAACGACTTGTCATCGCCCATTTATGCCACGACGAGTAAGCAAGTCACCACAGCTACGAGCACATATCAAAGCCGCAATACAATCGAACCAGAATTGTCAATTACGGATCACCCGATGGCGTCGTCATTGTCGTTGCCAGTTAGCCCAGCGTTAACTGCGACTGCGGCCACGAATGCGGTTGGGGCTGGTAAGATTTCACCTTCGCCATTACATGTCGCACGTCCCGAAACGCCCGCGTTTCCCGTTACGCCACGCACGCCACATGGTGCATACAATGGCCAAAACAGCCCCATGGGCTATTCGCACAGCCCAGTACCGCAGCGTCCCGACTTGCCAAATGGAAAATCAATGCTCGACTTGCACAACTACTCCTCGGAGACCATTTACCGGACGAGTTGTCGTCCACGTCTTGACTCCAACATGTCACTGGTGAATAGTGAAccacaggaggttgctgcacatcTGGTCAAATTTGCCAAAGACTCGTCCAAATACTGGTACAAGCCGAATTTGTCACGCGAAGAAGCCGTACAATTGCTGCTGCACGCTGAACCAGGCACATTTATTGTGCGCAACTCAACCACGTATAAGGACAACTATGGTTTGGTAGTGCGTGTACATCAACCACCCCCAAACAGCGAACTTACCGGTCAACCCGACGATTTGGTACGTCACTTCCTTATAGAGCCCACGAAACACGGCGTCCGCTTGAAGAGCTGCGCCAATGAACCAGTTTTCACATCACTTTCGGCACTCATTTACGAGCATTCAATCAACAAATTGGCCTTGCCGTGTTTGCTACGTATACCTGATCACGATTTGGTACCATCGTTAATTGAGCCGACAAGTGCGCAAAAACAGCTACTGATGCAAGGTGCCGCCTGCAATGTACTGTGGCTCTACTCATGTGACACCGAATCTCTGACTGGCGAAGAGGCCATCCGTAAAGCCATACGTCAGCTGTACGCCCAACAACCGTTACCCATACCAACAGAGGTGCACTTCAAGGTGACTCAACAAGGAATTACACTCACCGACAATACGCGAAAGAAGTTTTTCCGGAAACACTATCCCGGCGAAAGCATCTCGTTTTGTGCCATAGATCCAGATCATCGTCTCTGGGCCATTCAGTTGACGGAGGAGGACGGCAGTGTCAAGAATACCACCGCTGTTGGAGCGCTCAAGAAAACCATATTTGCTTTTGTGGCGCGCAATTCACCAAAATCGAAAGATAATCAATGCCATGTTTTTTGTGATATGGATATTCATCAACCAGCTTCGGCTATCGTGTCGTTCGTCAATAAAACTCTACCAACGGAGAAGGAACGTAATTTTGTGCTCTGA